TCACGCTTGAGCTATGCCAAAGTCGATAGGCCAGTACAAGCACTGGATATTTGATTGTAGCTGATGGCGGAAAATAGCGGATAATCAGCCACAATCGAGTTTTATTTTAATTAATCCAAGACTAATGGAGCAAAAACACCGATAATTCACCCCATTCGATAGATAGGCGCGATCGTTAGCGCTGATTTAAACATATTAGCTAAGCAAGTTGTGGGTGTATTCAATGGAAATCAAAGTTAACTTTCTCGATAACTTAAGGCTCGAAGCCAAGTTTGACGATTTTACGGTTACGGCCGATCAGCCTATTCGCTATAAAGGTGATGGTTCAGCGCCAAGTCCGTTTGATTACTTCCTTGCATCATCTGCGTTATGTGCGGCTTACTTCATCAAGGTTTATTGTAAAGCCCGTGATATTCCGACCGATAATATTCGCCTATCGCAAAACAACATTGTTGACCCTGAAGATCGTTACAACCAGATTTTTCAAATTCAAGTTGAACTGCCTGATGATATTTCAGAGAAAGATCGTACCGGCATATTACGTTCCATTGACCGTTGTACGGTAAAAAAGGTCGTGCAAACAGGCCCTGAATTTAAAATAGAAACGGTTGAAAACCTCGATAGTGATGCGAACGCCATGCTAATGGGGCAACCTGATGGTGATGAGTCTACCTACATTTTAGGTAAAGACTTACCGCTTGAAGAAACCATTAAAAATATGACCGGGATGCTGGCTGATCTTGGGATGAAAATTGAAATCTCATCGTGGCGCAACATCGTCCCTAACGTGTGGTCATTACATATTCGTGATGCAGCATCGCCAATGTGTTTTACCAATGGTAAAGGTGCAACCAAAGAAAGTGCATTATGCTCAGCGTTAGGCGAGTTCATTGAACGTTTAAACAATAACTTCTTCTATAACGATCAGTTTTTTGGCAACGAGATCGCCAACAGCGAGTTTGTTCATTACCCCAATGAAAAGTGGTTTGAACTTGAAGAAGACGATGCTTTACCACAAGGCATTTTAGACGAGTACACCCTTGAAATTTATAACCCAGATGAAGAGTTAAATGGCTCGCATTTGATTGATACTAACTCAGGCAATATTGAGCGCGGTATTTGCACGATTCCTTACACACGTCACAGCGATGGTGAAACGGTCTATTTCCCATCAAATCTGATTGAAAATTTATTTTTAAGTAACGGCATGAGCGCAGGTAATAACCTGCAAGAAGCCCAAGTGCAGTGCTTGTCTGAAATCTTTGAAAGAGCCATTAAACGCCAAATCATTGAGCAAGAAATTGTCCTTCCTGATGTACCAATGGCCGTATTAGAAAAGTATCCAAGCATTCTTGCGGGTATTAAAGGGTTAGAAGAGCAAGGTTTCCCTGTTGTGGTAAAAGATGCCTCACTTGGTGGTGAATTCCCAGTGATGTGCGTGACCTTAATGAACCCTAAAACGGGCGGCGTTTTTGCTTCATTTGGCGCACACCCAAGCTTTGAAGTGGCATTAGAGCGCAGCCTTACTGAGTTACTGCAAGGCCGCAGCTTTGAAGGCTTAAATGACGTGCCAAAGCCGACATTTAACAGCATGGCAGTGAGTGAGCCAGAGAACTTTGTTGAGCACTTTATTGACTCAACCGGTGTGGTTTCATGGCGATTCTTTAGCAGCAATTCAGAATATGAATTCTGTGAATGG
This window of the Shewanella goraebulensis genome carries:
- a CDS encoding OsmC domain/YcaO domain-containing protein, with translation MEIKVNFLDNLRLEAKFDDFTVTADQPIRYKGDGSAPSPFDYFLASSALCAAYFIKVYCKARDIPTDNIRLSQNNIVDPEDRYNQIFQIQVELPDDISEKDRTGILRSIDRCTVKKVVQTGPEFKIETVENLDSDANAMLMGQPDGDESTYILGKDLPLEETIKNMTGMLADLGMKIEISSWRNIVPNVWSLHIRDAASPMCFTNGKGATKESALCSALGEFIERLNNNFFYNDQFFGNEIANSEFVHYPNEKWFELEEDDALPQGILDEYTLEIYNPDEELNGSHLIDTNSGNIERGICTIPYTRHSDGETVYFPSNLIENLFLSNGMSAGNNLQEAQVQCLSEIFERAIKRQIIEQEIVLPDVPMAVLEKYPSILAGIKGLEEQGFPVVVKDASLGGEFPVMCVTLMNPKTGGVFASFGAHPSFEVALERSLTELLQGRSFEGLNDVPKPTFNSMAVSEPENFVEHFIDSTGVVSWRFFSSNSEYEFCEWDFSGTSEEEANGLFGILEALGKEVYTAEFNQLGASACRMLVPDFSEVYPVEDLIWDNTNKALDYREDILNLHRLSDEELVDLVNRLDESQQDNYTDIRTMIGIVFDENTVWGQLTIIELKILIYLALGALEEALELVEDFLQFNDNTVERGLFYQAVNAVLEVELDEELELEHFIHNFTRMFGEEVMQNVVGSVTGEVRFYGLTETSINLEGIEPHLRLIESYKKLHQARKLAAKL